Proteins encoded by one window of Nasonia vitripennis strain AsymCx chromosome 5, Nvit_psr_1.1, whole genome shotgun sequence:
- the LOC100123585 gene encoding sorting nexin-24, producing MERNNSDEMYQVFISGYRLANVSHGKPYYVYTVEMVDSNNGARYLIEKRYSEFNTLHRMLKKDCHTAPFPPKRVRNSNPKVLEQRRAALEIYMQKMLRLASTKQQVLNFLGIDGANSEIYHKGMQKIFKDENIVQCSSLQHHPVLTFQCDPYVHVNETTSLPDIVTNGVLLGIYKS from the exons ATGGAAAGAAATAACAGCGATGAAATGTATCAAGTGTTTATCAGCGGATACCGTCTGGCGAACGTATCACATGGAAAGCCCTACTACGTTTACACCGTTGAAATGGTGGACTCAAACAACGGAGCCAGATATCTAATCGAAAAGAGATATAGTGAATTTAACACTCTGCATCGCATG CTGAAGAAGGACTGTCACACAGCTCCGTTCCCACCCAAAAGAGTGAGGAATTCAAACCCCAAGGTTCTGGAGCAAAGAAGGGCAGCTTTGGAGATTTATATGCAGAAAATGTTGAGATTAGCAAGCACAAAGCAACAAGTACTCAATTTTTTGGGAATCGATGGAGCAAACTCTGAAATATATCACAAAGG AATGCAAAAGATTTTCAAAGatgaaaatattgttcaaTGCAGCTCTCTACAACATCACCCAGTATTAACATTCCAATGTGATCCATATGTTCACGTAAATGAGACTACAAGTCTTCCAGACATTGTGACAAATGGAGTACTTTTGGGTATATATAAATCCTGA
- the LOC100123580 gene encoding tyrosine--tRNA ligase, mitochondrial, with the protein MRGVSFLRLRRCPGKLLQIKELCRFYSAEPKNKLRNVLKLSDRGMYQEIFPDTCVNHVSTLVNQNPQCVYAGFDPTADSLHIGNLLVLMNLLHWQRGGHQVIAVVGGATGLIGDPSHRTNERVALDQDVLNSNITSIKKNIVTLFENHEKYFWKDKQYPLPPIKIINNLSWYKDVNILDFIRDIGKHFRMGTMLGRTSVQSRLKSETGMSFTEFTYQIFQAYDWLQLLNKYNCRFQIGGSDQMGNIMAGHELISRTARLNVFGFTLPLITAEGGKKFGKSLGNAIWLSPKRSSSFQMYQYFIRTTDADVENYLKLFTFLPLNQINQIMVEHRQSPENRKAQQILAENVTLLVHGDEALQAAKNATLLLYDKSIESLSIMSQEQIAAAFEGANIVDIVPDDSNMTAFDLAMKAKCFKSESDAVRLIKAGAFYINYKRVTDLDEKIKFGKHILPNYITLIRTGKRTYHLVRWLELQRVENESSC; encoded by the exons atgcgGGGGGTCAGTTTTTTAAGGTTACGTCGGTGTCCCGGCAAATTACTTCAAATTAAAGAACTTTGTAGATTTTATTCTGCAGAACCGAAAAATAAGCTTAGGAATGTATTAAAACTAAGTGACAGAGGCATGTATCAAGAGATATTCCCTGACACGTGCGT AAATCATGTGTCAACCCTTGTGAACCAAAATCCCCAATGCGTCTACGCAGGATTTGATCCCACAGCAGACAGCTTGCACATTGGAAATTTACTGGTGTTGATGAATCTCTTACATTGGCAAAGAGGAGGTCACCAAGTCATTGCTGTTGTGGGTGGTGCTACTGGGTTGATAGGGGATCCTAGTCATCGAACAAATGAGCGAGTAGCTTTAGATCAAGATGTACTAAATTCAAACATTACTTctattaagaaaaatattgtgACACTATTTGAGAACCATGAAAAGTATTTCTGGAAAGATAAGCAGTACCCACTTCCTcctattaaaataattaacaatCTCAGTTGGTATAAAGATGTAAATATTCTTGACTTTATAAGAGACATTGGAAAGCATTTTAGGATGGGAACCATGTTAGGTAGAACTTCCGTACAATCTCGTCTGAAATCAGAAACTGGAATGAGTTTTACTGAGTTCACCTACCAAATTTTCCAAGCCTACGATTGGCTGCAATTGTTGAATAAGTACAACTGCCGGTTTCAAATTGGTGGCAGTGATCAAATGGGAAACATCATGGCTGGCCATGAATTGATTTCTCGAACAGCAAGATTAAATGTTTTTGGCTTCACATTGCCTTTGATAACTGCAGAAGGTGGTAAAAAGTTTGGTAAATCCCTTGGTAATGCTATATGGCTATCTCCAAAAAGGTCATCCAGTTTTCAAATGTACCAATACTTTATAAGAACAACTGATGCTGATGtcgaaaattatttgaaactCTTTACTTTTCTACCTCTTAATCAAATCAATCAGATCATGGTTGAACATAGACAAAGTCCAGAAAACCGTAAAGCACAACAGATATTAGCCGAAAATGTTACACTATTAGTGCATGGAG ATGAAGCATTACAGGCAGCAAAAAATGCCACTTTATTGTTATATGATAAGTCGATAGAATCATTGTCAATTATGTCTCAAGAACAGATTGCAGCAGCCTTTGAAGGTGCAAATATCGTAGATATAGTACCTGATGATAGCAATATGACTGCTTTTGATCTTGCTATGAAAGCTAAATGTTTTAAAAGCGAGAGTGATGCTGTTAGATTGATAAAAGCTGGAGCATTTTACATTAATTACAAAAGAGTTACAGATCTTGATGAAAAGATAAAATTTGGTAAACATATATTGCCAAATTATATAACACTTATAAGAACTGGAAAGAGAACTTATCATTTAGTGCGATGGCTGGAATTACAAAGAGTTGAAAATGAAAGTAGCtgttaa
- the LOC100123575 gene encoding coiled-coil domain-containing protein 40-like isoform X2 — protein MHYQENVLIPTKQQWMTDVDENQFKILDPDDPLMKRFQDALKSHLLRIDNKLSDEISELEGAIKDANKTREDEGVVLYDVQQEANRQETALENYKDMLAEVINLRGDIEDRLRKIKETHKKINDELEDKKLKEKKLLQSIESLDALQQQFSKWENELAGNLTISQRISEKDAAVERELLYQKQQKDFVLYKLEDEVWKLQSEIKDLDEQLQIKDQEKIALSQTIADANADLEGLEKEHKTLYSAWNSVLNLISQRDKINEEIIIEQRKIRESLQNLQAQVEKLKKDSYKEMENNERLTSLQSRINEEIKLIKKISDNEKEKYLNLESNLVKISRLVEQSEREFTIAVTEYDSILNEEKSLNKEISKFEIQKRVLEDDILAKLDDKVTHDKAVRYLNKLLHEAKDSILENELNLKRFENSYGKSLFELEKLNSFIENEKFDLEAVVQKNVDKQKDIEKLQTEYRNYDVLLKQKERKIVILNKKIEEILAVTNREEANPLDAKITSMEKTIDETEGKIKKAQQFWLRQQNSMLTLSEQRDIQMQDLSVVSKDIMLMEQKNFKLEMELEKQKKEEANMNKTTNALQQKLIQINLRLASQKELKNELEDKNNVAKSEYVKSLKDAEMELIKLQTDIKHLHDEKVTLKQELKSAQQESLSWEKKVQLANETNKSYKEERNTGGDIAMMKSEIHKMEMRLSYLRKAQEKLVQDMEFCISRRDNIIDEAMAREKKNPKSQHNQRIVLRKRLDDQKAKIKQITKETKQIENKIGNIDAEQKKLLDYLNEGQKLLRQNEDIVPDIEKQIMEAELIKHHNLEVLVRKQRKVSMLQDMKNGRYKPVIKNEMALNEEWQNQQDVNNHLKIIMQQTEHDFPLLKNHIRKILLTLQTS, from the exons ATGCACTACCAGGAGAACGTTTTAATTCCAACCAAGCAGCAATGGATGACGGATGTTGATGagaatcaatttaaaattttggatcCTGATGATCCTTTAATGAAAAGATTTCAGGATGCTCTCAAGTCCCATCTTCTCCGTATTGATAACAAGTTATCCGATGAAATTAGTGAACTT GAAGGCGCCATTAAAGATGCCAATAAGACTAGAGAAGATGAAGGTGTTGTTCTGTACGATGTGCAACAAGAAGCTAATCGACAAGAGACAGCCCTTGAAAATTACAAGGATATGTTGGCTGAAGTTATTAATTTGAGAGGAGATATCGAAGATCGTTtgagaaaaattaaagaaacacacaaaaaaattaatgatgaATTAGAAGATAAAAAgttgaaagagaaaaagctgTTGCAAAGTATTGAAAGCCTTGAtgcactgcagcagcagtttTCTAAATGGGAAAATGAATTAGCTGGAAACTTGACCATTTCTCAGAGAATATCAGAAAAAGATGCTGCTGTAGAACGCGAATTACTCTAccaaaaacaacaaaaagaTTTTGTTTTATACAAGCTAGAAGATGAAGTTTGGAAGCTCCAGAGTGAAATTAAAGATCTTGATGAGCAGTTGCAAATAAAAGATCAAGAAAAAATAGCTTTAAGCCAGACAATTGCTGATGCTAATGCTGATTTAGAAGGATTAGAAAAGGAACACAAGACTTTGTACAGTGCTTGGAACAGTGTTCTAAATCTTATAAGTCAAAGAGATAAGATAAACgaagaaattattattgaacaaAG GAAAATTCGCGAGTCCTTGCAAAACTTACAAGCACAAGTAGAAAAGCTGAAAAAAGATTCTTACAAGGAAATGGAGAATAATGAACGTCTAACATCTCTACAATCAAGAATCAATGAAGAAatcaaattgataaaaaaaatttctgacaatgaaaaagaaaaatatttaaatttagagTCTAATCTTGTAAAAATTTCTAGACTTGTTGAACAGAGTGAAAGAGAGTTTACCATTGCAGTCACT GAATATGACTCCATACtcaatgaagaaaaatctttGAACAAAGAAATAAGCAAGTTTGAGATTCAAAAACGGGTTTTGGAGGATGATATCTTAGCTAAACTAGATGATAAAGTTACTCACGATAAAGCCGTGAggtatttgaataaattacttCATGAAGCAAAGGATTCGATTTTGGAAAATGAATTGAATTTGAAGCGATTCGAAAATTCGTATGGCAAATCCTTATTCGAattggaaaaattaaattcattcattgaaaatgaaaagtttGACCTAGAGGCTGTTGtgcaaaaaaatgttgacAAGCAAAAAGATATTGAAAAACTGCAAACAGAGTACCGAAACTACGATGTATTGCTGAAACAAAAAGAACGGAAAATAGTaattttgaacaaaaaaatagaagag atcTTAGCAGTCACAAATAGAGAAGAGGCGAATCCCTTGGATGCTAAAATTACCTCCATGGAAAAAACTATTGACGAAACTGagggaaaaataaagaaagctcAGCAGTTTTGGCTTCGGCAACAAAACAGCATGCTTACTTTGAGTGAACAAAGGGATATACAAATGCAAGACCTTAGCGTCGTTAGTAAAGACATAATGTTGAtggaacaaaaaaattttaaacttgaaATGGAATTGGAAAAgcagaagaaagaagaagcaAATATGAACAAGACCACGAATGCTTTACAACAAAAACTTATACAAATCAATCTTCGACTTGCTTCgcaaaaagaattgaaaaatgaattagAAGATAAGAATAATGTAGCTAAAAGCGAATATGTGAAGTCACTGAAGGATGCAGAAATGGAATTGATAAAGCTTCAGACTGATATCAAACACTTACATGATGAGAAAGTTACTCTAAAGCAGGAATTAAAATCTGCTCAGCAAGAAAGTCTTTCGTGGGAGAAAAAGGTTCAACTAGCAAATGAAACAAACAAATCTTACAAGGAAGAGAGAAATACAGGTGGTGATATAGCTATgatgaaaagtgaaatacATAAAATGGAAATGCGTCTTTCTTATCTTCGAAAGGCACAAGAAAAACTAGTACAGGATATGGAGTTTTGCATTTCCAGGAGAGACAATATCATTGATGAAGCAATGGCCAGAGAAAAGAAGAATCCAAAAAGCCAACATAATCAGAGAATAGTACTTAGAAAGAGGCTGGATGATCAAAAAGCAAAGATAAAACAAATCACAAAG GAGACGAAAcaaatcgaaaataaaattggAAACATAGATgctgaacaaaaaaaattattagacTACTTGAATGAAGGTCAGAAATTACTTAGGCAAAATGAAGATATAGTTCCAGATATAGAAAAGCAAATTATGGAAGCAGAGCTAATAAAGCATCAT AATTTGGAAGTGTTGGTTAGAAAGCAACGTAAAGTTAGTATGCTTCAAGATATGAAAAATGGTAGATACAAGCCAGTGATTAAGAATGAAATGGCCTTGAATGAAGAATGGCAAAATCAACAAGatgtaaataatcatttgaaaataataatgcaacAAACAGAACATGATTTCccacttttaaaaaatcatatacgAAAAATACTGCTAACTTTACAAACATCTTAA
- the LOC100123575 gene encoding coiled-coil domain-containing protein 40-like isoform X1, giving the protein MAVEGGDFDFLEEREDDGYQSRSSMHYQENVLIPTKQQWMTDVDENQFKILDPDDPLMKRFQDALKSHLLRIDNKLSDEISELEGAIKDANKTREDEGVVLYDVQQEANRQETALENYKDMLAEVINLRGDIEDRLRKIKETHKKINDELEDKKLKEKKLLQSIESLDALQQQFSKWENELAGNLTISQRISEKDAAVERELLYQKQQKDFVLYKLEDEVWKLQSEIKDLDEQLQIKDQEKIALSQTIADANADLEGLEKEHKTLYSAWNSVLNLISQRDKINEEIIIEQRKIRESLQNLQAQVEKLKKDSYKEMENNERLTSLQSRINEEIKLIKKISDNEKEKYLNLESNLVKISRLVEQSEREFTIAVTEYDSILNEEKSLNKEISKFEIQKRVLEDDILAKLDDKVTHDKAVRYLNKLLHEAKDSILENELNLKRFENSYGKSLFELEKLNSFIENEKFDLEAVVQKNVDKQKDIEKLQTEYRNYDVLLKQKERKIVILNKKIEEILAVTNREEANPLDAKITSMEKTIDETEGKIKKAQQFWLRQQNSMLTLSEQRDIQMQDLSVVSKDIMLMEQKNFKLEMELEKQKKEEANMNKTTNALQQKLIQINLRLASQKELKNELEDKNNVAKSEYVKSLKDAEMELIKLQTDIKHLHDEKVTLKQELKSAQQESLSWEKKVQLANETNKSYKEERNTGGDIAMMKSEIHKMEMRLSYLRKAQEKLVQDMEFCISRRDNIIDEAMAREKKNPKSQHNQRIVLRKRLDDQKAKIKQITKETKQIENKIGNIDAEQKKLLDYLNEGQKLLRQNEDIVPDIEKQIMEAELIKHHNLEVLVRKQRKVSMLQDMKNGRYKPVIKNEMALNEEWQNQQDVNNHLKIIMQQTEHDFPLLKNHIRKILLTLQTS; this is encoded by the exons ATGGCTGTTGAAGGGggagattttgattttttagaaGAACGCGAAGATGATGGTTATCAGTCAAGATCGTCAATGCACTACCAGGAGAACGTTTTAATTCCAACCAAGCAGCAATGGATGACGGATGTTGATGagaatcaatttaaaattttggatcCTGATGATCCTTTAATGAAAAGATTTCAGGATGCTCTCAAGTCCCATCTTCTCCGTATTGATAACAAGTTATCCGATGAAATTAGTGAACTT GAAGGCGCCATTAAAGATGCCAATAAGACTAGAGAAGATGAAGGTGTTGTTCTGTACGATGTGCAACAAGAAGCTAATCGACAAGAGACAGCCCTTGAAAATTACAAGGATATGTTGGCTGAAGTTATTAATTTGAGAGGAGATATCGAAGATCGTTtgagaaaaattaaagaaacacacaaaaaaattaatgatgaATTAGAAGATAAAAAgttgaaagagaaaaagctgTTGCAAAGTATTGAAAGCCTTGAtgcactgcagcagcagtttTCTAAATGGGAAAATGAATTAGCTGGAAACTTGACCATTTCTCAGAGAATATCAGAAAAAGATGCTGCTGTAGAACGCGAATTACTCTAccaaaaacaacaaaaagaTTTTGTTTTATACAAGCTAGAAGATGAAGTTTGGAAGCTCCAGAGTGAAATTAAAGATCTTGATGAGCAGTTGCAAATAAAAGATCAAGAAAAAATAGCTTTAAGCCAGACAATTGCTGATGCTAATGCTGATTTAGAAGGATTAGAAAAGGAACACAAGACTTTGTACAGTGCTTGGAACAGTGTTCTAAATCTTATAAGTCAAAGAGATAAGATAAACgaagaaattattattgaacaaAG GAAAATTCGCGAGTCCTTGCAAAACTTACAAGCACAAGTAGAAAAGCTGAAAAAAGATTCTTACAAGGAAATGGAGAATAATGAACGTCTAACATCTCTACAATCAAGAATCAATGAAGAAatcaaattgataaaaaaaatttctgacaatgaaaaagaaaaatatttaaatttagagTCTAATCTTGTAAAAATTTCTAGACTTGTTGAACAGAGTGAAAGAGAGTTTACCATTGCAGTCACT GAATATGACTCCATACtcaatgaagaaaaatctttGAACAAAGAAATAAGCAAGTTTGAGATTCAAAAACGGGTTTTGGAGGATGATATCTTAGCTAAACTAGATGATAAAGTTACTCACGATAAAGCCGTGAggtatttgaataaattacttCATGAAGCAAAGGATTCGATTTTGGAAAATGAATTGAATTTGAAGCGATTCGAAAATTCGTATGGCAAATCCTTATTCGAattggaaaaattaaattcattcattgaaaatgaaaagtttGACCTAGAGGCTGTTGtgcaaaaaaatgttgacAAGCAAAAAGATATTGAAAAACTGCAAACAGAGTACCGAAACTACGATGTATTGCTGAAACAAAAAGAACGGAAAATAGTaattttgaacaaaaaaatagaagag atcTTAGCAGTCACAAATAGAGAAGAGGCGAATCCCTTGGATGCTAAAATTACCTCCATGGAAAAAACTATTGACGAAACTGagggaaaaataaagaaagctcAGCAGTTTTGGCTTCGGCAACAAAACAGCATGCTTACTTTGAGTGAACAAAGGGATATACAAATGCAAGACCTTAGCGTCGTTAGTAAAGACATAATGTTGAtggaacaaaaaaattttaaacttgaaATGGAATTGGAAAAgcagaagaaagaagaagcaAATATGAACAAGACCACGAATGCTTTACAACAAAAACTTATACAAATCAATCTTCGACTTGCTTCgcaaaaagaattgaaaaatgaattagAAGATAAGAATAATGTAGCTAAAAGCGAATATGTGAAGTCACTGAAGGATGCAGAAATGGAATTGATAAAGCTTCAGACTGATATCAAACACTTACATGATGAGAAAGTTACTCTAAAGCAGGAATTAAAATCTGCTCAGCAAGAAAGTCTTTCGTGGGAGAAAAAGGTTCAACTAGCAAATGAAACAAACAAATCTTACAAGGAAGAGAGAAATACAGGTGGTGATATAGCTATgatgaaaagtgaaatacATAAAATGGAAATGCGTCTTTCTTATCTTCGAAAGGCACAAGAAAAACTAGTACAGGATATGGAGTTTTGCATTTCCAGGAGAGACAATATCATTGATGAAGCAATGGCCAGAGAAAAGAAGAATCCAAAAAGCCAACATAATCAGAGAATAGTACTTAGAAAGAGGCTGGATGATCAAAAAGCAAAGATAAAACAAATCACAAAG GAGACGAAAcaaatcgaaaataaaattggAAACATAGATgctgaacaaaaaaaattattagacTACTTGAATGAAGGTCAGAAATTACTTAGGCAAAATGAAGATATAGTTCCAGATATAGAAAAGCAAATTATGGAAGCAGAGCTAATAAAGCATCAT AATTTGGAAGTGTTGGTTAGAAAGCAACGTAAAGTTAGTATGCTTCAAGATATGAAAAATGGTAGATACAAGCCAGTGATTAAGAATGAAATGGCCTTGAATGAAGAATGGCAAAATCAACAAGatgtaaataatcatttgaaaataataatgcaacAAACAGAACATGATTTCccacttttaaaaaatcatatacgAAAAATACTGCTAACTTTACAAACATCTTAA
- the LOC100123569 gene encoding histone chaperone asf1, translating to MAKVQVANVAVLDNPSPFSNPIQFEITFECIEELKEDLEWKMIYVGCAESEEFDQILDTIYVGPIPEGRHMFVFQADPPDTSRIPVNDALGVTVVLLTCSYRSQEFVRVGYFINNEYTDPELRENPPPQPQFDKVQRNILADKPRVTRFKINWDDSSSSPTNAITEGMDAQSGVEETTQDVPSTLGFTENTQNSMEVM from the exons ATGGCCAAGGTGCAGGTAGCCAACGTCGCCGTCCTCGACAACCCGTCGCCGTTCTCGAATCCCATACAATTCGAGATCACCTTCGAGTGCATCGAGGAGCTCAAAGAAG ATTTGGAATGGAAGATGATTTACGTTGGCTGCGCTGAGTCAGAAGAGTTCGACCAAATCTTGGACACAATCTATGTTGGACCCATTCCTGAAGGAAGACACATGTTTGTGTTCCAG GCTGATCCCCCAGACACGAGTAGGATCCCTGTGAACGATGCCCTGGGTGTTACTGTAGTGTTATTAACATGTTCCTATCGTAGTCAAGAATTCGTAAGGGTTGGCTACTTCATCAATAATGAATACACGGATCCAGAATTAAGGGAGAACCCGCCACCACAGCCTCAATTTGATAAAGTGCAAAGGAACATTTTGGCTGATAAACCACGTGTAACTAGATTTAAGATAAACTGGGATGATAGTTCAAGCTCACCAACAAATGCTATTACGGAAGGCATGGATGCGCAATCAGGGGTGGAAGAAACAACACAAGATGTTCCTTCAACTTTAGGTTTCACAGAAAATACACAGAATAGTATGGAagtaatgtaa
- the LOC116417685 gene encoding arrestin domain-containing protein 3 isoform X1 → MDNISEFDIKLEKDIYYAGETIQGHVILHTTENFKLRSMRLSLRGQAHAEWKILVSGDRRNVKDDQYFVDERIVVWGHDSSEGPIPILPRGKHQFPFTFNLPESALPCSFESRTGYIRYYVKATVDRPYASPPQGLKYFTLIGPHIDCMDEQYLKPMIGSEVRTSCCFCCRRNPVELSAQLERSAYVCGESIKLRAAIDNKGIEKAWLQVKLTQYVEFFIDRGVLGTSKEQQKVVMEYKGEPVPPGTAIKWDSSKKMILPVCPPTLVGVCRLIQIYYVLKVSVQLEKSGEDMQMHFPITVATVPFRIPNLTQQPQIKYETAMENVEGGCYIGPEFLLGQVYDGSDHLTTQAPLILYRPVYVCIANEKKTQNR, encoded by the exons ATGGATAACATTAGCGAGTTCGACATTAAGCTAGAAAAGGATATATATTATGCAGGGGAAACCATTCAAGGTCATGTCATCTTGCACACAACTGAGAACTTCAAATTGAGAT CAATGAGATTGTCATTGCGAGGTCAAGCGCATGCTGAATGGAAAATTTTGGTCAGTGGTGATAGAAGAAATGTAAAGGATGATCAATATTTTGTTGATGAGCGCATAGTTGTATGGGGTCATG attcATCTGAAGGACCTATTCCAATTTTGCCAAGAGGAAAGCATCAATTTCCATTCACATTTAATTTACCAGAAAGTGCGTTACCTTGTAGTTTTGAATCCCGCACTGGGTACATTCGTTATTATGTAAAAGCAACTGTTGATAGGCCTTATGCAAGCCCCCCTCAaggattaaaatatttcacactCATTGGACCTCATATAGACTGCATGGATGAACAATATTTG AAACCAATGATAGGAAGTGAAGTAAGAACATCATGTTGCTTTTGTTGTCGAAGGAATCCAGTTGAATTGAGTGCACAGTTAGAAAGAAGTGCATATGTTTGTGGTGAAAGCATTAAATTACGAGCTGCTATTGATAATAAAGGGATTGAAAAAGCATGGTTACAAGTTAAATTAACTCAG TatgttgaatttttcatcgatcGAGGAGTTCTTGGCACTAGTAAAGAGCAGCAAAAAGTTGTCATGGAATACAAAGGAGAACCAGTTCCACCCGGCACTGCAATCAAATGGGATTCATCAAAAAAGATGATTCTGCCTGTTTGCCCACCAACTTTAGTTGGTGTTTGTCGtttaatacaaatttactATGTTCTAAAG GTGAGCGTTCAATTAGAAAAATCAGGTGAAGATATGCAGATGCATTTTCCAATAACAGTAGCAACGGTGCCCTTCAGGATACCAAATTTAACTCAGCAGCCACAAATTAAATACG AAACTGCAATGGAAAATGTAGAAGGGGGATGCTATATTGGACCAGAGTTTTTATTGGGACAAGTTTATGACGGCAGTGATCACCTAACAACTCAAGCACCATTGATTCTATACAGACCAGTTTATGTTTGCATAGCCAACGAGAAGAAAACGCAAAATCGCTAA
- the LOC116417685 gene encoding arrestin domain-containing protein 2 isoform X2 produces the protein MRLSLRGQAHAEWKILVSGDRRNVKDDQYFVDERIVVWGHDSSEGPIPILPRGKHQFPFTFNLPESALPCSFESRTGYIRYYVKATVDRPYASPPQGLKYFTLIGPHIDCMDEQYLKPMIGSEVRTSCCFCCRRNPVELSAQLERSAYVCGESIKLRAAIDNKGIEKAWLQVKLTQYVEFFIDRGVLGTSKEQQKVVMEYKGEPVPPGTAIKWDSSKKMILPVCPPTLVGVCRLIQIYYVLKVSVQLEKSGEDMQMHFPITVATVPFRIPNLTQQPQIKYETAMENVEGGCYIGPEFLLGQVYDGSDHLTTQAPLILYRPVYVCIANEKKTQNR, from the exons ATGAGATTGTCATTGCGAGGTCAAGCGCATGCTGAATGGAAAATTTTGGTCAGTGGTGATAGAAGAAATGTAAAGGATGATCAATATTTTGTTGATGAGCGCATAGTTGTATGGGGTCATG attcATCTGAAGGACCTATTCCAATTTTGCCAAGAGGAAAGCATCAATTTCCATTCACATTTAATTTACCAGAAAGTGCGTTACCTTGTAGTTTTGAATCCCGCACTGGGTACATTCGTTATTATGTAAAAGCAACTGTTGATAGGCCTTATGCAAGCCCCCCTCAaggattaaaatatttcacactCATTGGACCTCATATAGACTGCATGGATGAACAATATTTG AAACCAATGATAGGAAGTGAAGTAAGAACATCATGTTGCTTTTGTTGTCGAAGGAATCCAGTTGAATTGAGTGCACAGTTAGAAAGAAGTGCATATGTTTGTGGTGAAAGCATTAAATTACGAGCTGCTATTGATAATAAAGGGATTGAAAAAGCATGGTTACAAGTTAAATTAACTCAG TatgttgaatttttcatcgatcGAGGAGTTCTTGGCACTAGTAAAGAGCAGCAAAAAGTTGTCATGGAATACAAAGGAGAACCAGTTCCACCCGGCACTGCAATCAAATGGGATTCATCAAAAAAGATGATTCTGCCTGTTTGCCCACCAACTTTAGTTGGTGTTTGTCGtttaatacaaatttactATGTTCTAAAG GTGAGCGTTCAATTAGAAAAATCAGGTGAAGATATGCAGATGCATTTTCCAATAACAGTAGCAACGGTGCCCTTCAGGATACCAAATTTAACTCAGCAGCCACAAATTAAATACG AAACTGCAATGGAAAATGTAGAAGGGGGATGCTATATTGGACCAGAGTTTTTATTGGGACAAGTTTATGACGGCAGTGATCACCTAACAACTCAAGCACCATTGATTCTATACAGACCAGTTTATGTTTGCATAGCCAACGAGAAGAAAACGCAAAATCGCTAA